In the Pristiophorus japonicus isolate sPriJap1 chromosome 5, sPriJap1.hap1, whole genome shotgun sequence genome, one interval contains:
- the LOC139264697 gene encoding protein NYNRIN-like codes for MYVDGSTSINPEDTRISGYAIVNQENQVLESAAFETAYSAQQAELFALTRACILAKDLKVDIYTDSRYAFGVAHDFGQLWKNRGFLTSQGNEISHKQLVSDLLQALMFPKRIAIVKCTAHTTGNSLVDIGNRCPDQEAKQASRDQQMVVPKIMSQTKNPAKDKLASEKPMPTIQDVIKAQEDAPEKDKLLWKYYACTYDNVSKLWTTPAEQTCMSDELASWVIECLHFATHCGARATSDTLLATWWHPRLQALTQNISSRCLVGQQHNPGKGVPCDWGKTPLPEGPFETFQLDYIELQKVQCYKYVLVIVDVFSRWIEAYPNLDNKTQSVVKVLMREIVPRYEISARLMTTYVLSLTQALRLVHNQVQDAHLDLPVLPELSLVAPGKYGFGRD; via the coding sequence atgtatgttgacggaagtacttctattaatccagaagatacacgaatctcaggatacgccatagtaaaccaggagaatcaggtcttggaatctgccgcttttgaaaccgcctattctgctcaacaagctgaactattcgccctcacccgagcctgtatcttggccaaagatctcaaagtcgatatctataccgactctaggtatgcctttggggtggcccatgatttcggacaattatggaaaaataggggattcctaacctcacaggggaatgagatatctcataaacagttagtatctgatttgttgcaagccctcatgttccccaaacgcattgccattgtcaaatgtaccgcccatactaccggaaattctctggttgatatagggaatcgttgtcctgaccaagaggccaaacaggcctctcgtgaccaacagatggtagtgcccaaaattatgagtcagactaaaaatcctgcgaaagataagttagcctcggaaaaaccaatgccaaccatccaagatgttataaaagcacaggaggacgctcctgaaaaagataaactgttgtggaaatattatgcatgtacttatgacaatgtttctaaactctggaccactcccgcggaacagacttgcatgtctgacgagttggcctcatgggttatagaatgtctgcattttgctactcattgtggagcaagggcaacaagtgatacgcttttggctacttggtggcaccctagactccaggcgctcacccagaacatcagtagtcgttgcctggttggccagcaacataatccagggaagggagtcccctgtgattggggtaaaacgcccctacccgaaggtccctttgagacatttcagttggactacattgagttgcaaaaagttcagtgttacaaatatgtgttagtaatagtagatgtgtttagcagatggattgaagcctaccctaacctggacaataagactcagtctgttgttaaggtgttaatgagggaaattgttcctagatatgagatctcagctagactgatgaccacctatgttctttctctgactcaggctctgcgactagttcacaaccaggttcaagatgctcacctcgacctcccagttttacccgaattgtccctcgtggcaccagggaagtatggattcggaagggattag